A genomic window from Acidimicrobiales bacterium includes:
- a CDS encoding DUF6131 family protein, which produces MPGFSIRAAGYTAEVITLGIVLLLLGILLGIGILTTLGVILLVVGVILMVLGSLDRAVGGRRHYW; this is translated from the coding sequence GTGCCCGGGTTCTCGATCCGGGCGGCGGGGTACACGGCCGAGGTGATCACCCTCGGCATCGTCCTGCTCCTCCTTGGCATCCTCCTCGGCATCGGGATCCTCACCACGCTCGGGGTCATCCTCCTCGTCGTCGGCGTGATCCTCATGGTCCTCGGCTCCCTCGACCGGGCCGTGGGCGGACGCCGCCACTACTGGTAG